The window CTCAGAGCAGCCATTTCGGCAGCGAGAGCCGAAAATATGCCTAAAGATACAATTGACCGCGCTATCAAGAAAGGCACTGGAGAAATTGAAGGGGAAACTTATGAAGAAATTACCTGTGAAGGTTATGCCGCAGGAGGAGTTGCTGTTCTTGTGGAGGCTATGACCGATAACAGAAACAGAACGATAAGTGAGCTTCGAAATATCTTTACGAGAAATGGAGGTAACCTGGGAGAAGCTGGCTGTGTATCGTGGATGTTTGAAAAGAAAGGTCTTATTGTGTTTCCAAAAGACAAGTATTCTGAAGATCAGATTATGGAAGTGGCTTTAGAAGCAGGGGCTGATGATGTAAAAGATCAAGGTGATCAGATAGAGGTGACAACCA of the Thermodesulforhabdaceae bacterium genome contains:
- a CDS encoding YebC/PmpR family DNA-binding transcriptional regulator, with translation MAGHSKWANIKHRKAAQDARRGKIFTKLIREIMVAARLGGGNPESNPRLRAAISAARAENMPKDTIDRAIKKGTGEIEGETYEEITCEGYAAGGVAVLVEAMTDNRNRTISELRNIFTRNGGNLGEAGCVSWMFEKKGLIVFPKDKYSEDQIMEVALEAGADDVKDQGDQIEVTTTVSDFNAVKQVFDNRSMAYLFAQITMIPQTTVRIDDPKQAQQVIRLMEMLEDHDDVQNAYANFDIPDEILKSLA